From a region of the Podarcis muralis chromosome 16, rPodMur119.hap1.1, whole genome shotgun sequence genome:
- the PIWIL1 gene encoding piwi-like protein 1, whose product MSGRARARARGRARGQETATPTVGVPMVQAPTYMQTAAQPPEAQPPAEGELIGRGRQKRGPVAPRSQELQISAGFQEMSLGERGGRRRDFHDLGVNTRQSMAHVKDSKTGASGTLIKLSTNHFRLTSRPQWALFQYHIDYNPQMEARRLRSALLFQHEDLIGRTHAFDGTILFLPKKLENKVSEVFSQTRQGETVKITITLTNELPSTSPTCLQFYNIIFRRLLKIMNLQQIGRNFYNPSDPISIPKHRLMIWPGFTTSILQYETSIMLCTDVSHKVLRSETVLDFMYSVYEQVGEERFREICAKELVGLIVLTRYNNKTYRVDDIEWDSNPQASFKKGDGTEISFMDYYKMQYSQEIKDLNQPLLVSQPKRKTGPGGVMAGPAILVPELCYLTGLTDKMRSDFTVMKDLSVHTRLAPDQRMREVGRLIDYINKDDNVQKELHDWGLSFESNLLSFSGRVVQSEKIHQGGKVFDYNPQLADWSKETRGVSLISVKPLDNWLLIYTRRNYDAANTLVQNLFKVTPAMGIQMNKAMMIEVEDRTEAYLRTLKQKVDSDTKMVVCLLSSNRKDKYDAIKKYLCTDCPTPSQCVLARTLSKPQTVMAIATKIALQMNCKMGGELWSVEIPLKQLMIVGIDCYHDTTAGRRSIAGFVASLNQGMTRWYSRCVLQDRGQELVDGLKVCLQAALRTWYTYNNHMPSRIIVYRDGVGDGQLKTLVNYEVPQFLECLKAVGQDYNPKLTVIVVKKRVNTRFFAQLGGRLQNPPPGTVIDLEVTRPEWYDFFIVSQSVRTGSVAPTHYNVIYDNSALKPDYMQRLTYKLCHMYYNWPGVIRVPAPCQYAHKLAFLVGQSIHREPNLSLSENLYYL is encoded by the exons AGATCGCAAG aacttcagatttcAGCTGGTTTTCAAGAAATGTCATTGGGAGAAAGAGGTGGACGCCGCAGAGACTTCCATGACCTTGGCGTAAATACTCGTCAATCAATGGCACATGTTAAAGACTCTAAAACAG GTGCTTCAGGTACTCTGATAAAATTAAGCACAAACCATTTTCGGCTGACTTCTCGTCCGCAATGGGCCTTGTTCCAATACCACATTGACTACAATCCACAAATGGAAGCCCGGCGTCTTCGTTCAGCTTTGCTGTTTCAGCACGAGGACCTAATTGGGCGGACACATGCTTTTGATGGGACAATTTTGTTCTTGCCAAAGAAACTGGAAAACAAG GTTTCTGAAGTGTTTAGTCAGACCCGGCAAGGAGAGACTGTGAAGATTACAATCACTTTAACCAATGAGCTGCCATCTACTTCACCTACATGCCTACAATTTTACAACATTATTTTTAGAAG gctACTGAAAATAATGAACTTGCAGCAAATTGGACGAAATTTTTACAATCCAAGTGACCCAATCAGTATTCCCAAGCACAG GTTGATGATTTGGCCAGGTTTTACAACTTCCATTCTGCAATACGAAACAAGTATCATGTTGTGCACAGATGTGAGCCACAAAGTTCTCAGGAGTGAAACTGTTCTGGATTTTATGTATTCCGTGTATGAGCAGGTGGGAGAAGAGCGGTTCAGGGAAATATGTGCTAAAGAACTGGTTGGCTTGATTGTTCTTACAAG AtacaacaacaaaacatacaGAGTTGATGACATTGAATGGGATTCCAATCCCCAAGCTTCCTTTAAGAAGGGAGATGGAACTGAAATCAGCTTTATGGACTACTACAAAATG CAATATAGCCAAGAAATCAAAGACCTGAATCAACCACTTTTGGTGAGTCAGCCGAAGAGGAAGACAGGCCCAGGAGGTGTCATGGCAGGTCCAGCCATACTTGTTCCTGAACTTTGCTACCTTACAG GCTTAACTGATAAAATGCGAAGTGATTTTACTGTTATGAAAGACTTGTCTGTTCATACAAGACTTGCCCCAGACCAGAGAATGCGTGAAGTTGGAAGGCTCATTGATTACATTAACAA AGATGATAATGTCCAGAAAGAACTTCATGATTGGGGCTTAAGCTTTGAATCCAACTTGCTTTCCTTTTCGGGACGAGTTGTTCAGTCAGAAAAGATCCATCAAGGAGGGAAAGTG TTTGACTACAATCCACAACTTGCCGACTGGTCTAAAGAAACCAGGGGAGTATCTCTAATCAGTGTAAAGCCTTTGGATAACTGGCTGTTAATCTACACACGGAGAAATTATGATGCAGCTAATACATTAGTACAGAATCTCTTCAAAGTCACACCAGCAATGGGTATACAGATGAACAAGGCAATGAT GATTGAAGTAGAGGACAGAACAGAAGCATATTTGAGAACTTTGAAGCAAAAAGTTGATTCAGATACAAAGATG gtggtttGCCTCCTCTCCAGTAACCGTAAAGACAAGTACGATGCAATCAAGAAATACTTGTGTACCGATTGCCCCACTCCAAGCCAATGTGTGCTCGCTCGGACATTGAGTAAACCCCAGACAGTAATGGCCATAGCCACAAAAATTGCTTTACAGATGAACTGTAAAATGGGTGGGGAGCTCTGGAGTGTTGAGATACCA CTGAAACAACTCATGATTGTGGGAATTGACTGTTACCATGACACCACAGCTGGCCGGAGGTCAATTGCAGGATTTGTTGCAAGTCTGAATCAGGGAATGACACG TTGGTATTCACGCTGTGTCCTTCAAGATCGTGGACAAGAACTTGTAGATGGACTTAAAGTATGCTTGCAAG CTGCTTTAAGGACTTGGTATACCTACAACAACCACATGCCTTCTCGCATTATTGTGTATCGAGATGGTGTTGGAGATGGTCAACTGAAAACCTTGGTTAACTATGAAGTTCCTCAATTTCTGGAGTGCTTGAAAGCTGTCGGGCAGGACTACAA TCCCAAGCTAACAGTGATAGTGGTGAAGAAGCGTGTGAATACAAGATTCTTTGCTCAGCTTGGTGGAAGACTTCAGAATCCACCTCCTGGCACAGTTATTGATTTGGAAGTTACCAGACCAGAATG GTATGATTTCTTTATTGTGAGTCAGTCTGTGAGAACTGGCAGTGTTGCACCAACCCACTACAATGTAATCTATGACAATAGTGCGCTGAAGCCGGACTACATGCAGAGGCTAACATACAAGCTCTGCCATATGTATTACAACTGGCCA GGGGTTATTAGAGTTCCTGCTCCCTGCCAATATGCCCACAAGCTGGCTTTCCTTGTGGGTCAGAGCATACACAGGGAACCTAACTTGTCGCTGTCAGAGAATCTCTATTACTTGTGA